A DNA window from Arachis duranensis cultivar V14167 chromosome 3, aradu.V14167.gnm2.J7QH, whole genome shotgun sequence contains the following coding sequences:
- the LOC107478545 gene encoding class V chitinase CHIT5b-like gives MAIATAITTVRATVTASSSPIKGSYWFDQETFPVSAINTTYLTHIFYAFLLPSNTTYTLEITASNATSLLKFTTTLRSKYPPVKTLVSIGGAASDAALFARIAGNSELTGRPPLLLTAAVYFASDFILAAGPAPSYPVIAMNKTLDFINVMSYDLHGAWNNDTGAPAALFDPKGNVNAVYGLRSWIRAGICPKKVVMGLPLYGKKWTLLDPNVTEIGAAAIGIKPESGGDVPYFQIEVFNKESDATVVYDPDTVSAYSYAGTSWVGYDDPMTVTVKIGFAQALGLRGYFFWAAGFDRDWKITEQASKAWIIT, from the exons ATGGCAATAGCCACAGCCATAACCACCGTCCGCGCCACCgtcactgcttcttcttcacccatcaAAGGTTCATACTGGTTTGATCAAGAAACATTTCCAGTTTCCGCCATAAACACAACCTATCTCACACACATCTTCTACGCGTTCCTCTTACCCAGCAACACCACCTACACCCTCGAAATCACCGCTTCCAACGCCACCAGCCTCTTGAAATTCACCACCACCCTCCGCTCCAAGTACCCTCCCGTCAAAACCTTAGTCTCCATCGGCGGCGCCGCCAGCGACGCTGCTCTCTTCGCTCGCATCGCCGGAAAC TCAGAGCTTACCGGCCGTCCGCCGCTTCTCCTAACAGCCGCCGTCTACTTCGCCAGTGACTTCATCCTCGCCGCCGGTCCGGCGCCGTCGTACCCGGTGATCGCTATGAATAAGACCCTTGACTTTATCAACGTCATGAGCTACGACCTCCACGGAGCGTGGAACAACGATACCGGAGCTCCAGCAGCGTTATTCGACCCGAAAGGGAACGTAAATGCTGTTTACGGGCTTCGGTCATGGATTCGGGCTGGGATCTGCCCGAAGAAGGTGGTTATGGGTTTGCCCCTTTATGGGAAGAAGTGGACCCTACTTGACCCGAATGTGACTGAAATCGGAGCAGCAGCTATTGGGATAAAACCCGAATCCGGTGGGGATGTGCCTTATTTTCAGATTGAGGTGTTTAATAAGGAAAGTGATGCCACCGTCGTGTACGATCCAGATACGGTGTCGGCGTATTCGTACGCGGGAACGTCATGGGTCGGGTACGATGACCCAATGACAGTGACCGTGAAGATTGGGTTTGCTCAGGCTCTGGGACTTCGTGGATATTTCTTCTGGGCTGCTGGCTTTGATCGTGATTGGAAGATTACTGAGCAAG CTTCGAAAGCCTGGATAATTACATGA
- the LOC107478544 gene encoding uncharacterized protein LOC107478544, which produces MTNQDQKVAYDEIMGAVHDCVGGFFFVYGYGQVLLNVASSGMSSLLLPNRRTAHSRFKVPLSIGEDSICDINPGSSLASLISFSKLIIWDEAPILIVVLGEDFRQILPVVPFGSSEDIIRACKVLELRQNMRLSRDYLNCHDKETMDFAAWLLQVGDGLFGNNIAGESKIQTPHEFLLTSEKSSIGDLVDFAFPNMLNSLSNYDFFKKRCILSPTLDVVSEVNTYVMSLIPSEHKEYLSSDYVCTEEGNMEAELYTMSPEMLNSINFLGIPQHKLELKFGVPIMLLRNIDQSNGLCNGTELQVWRLGDHVVECLILIGRNVGHVVLIPRMNLVPNNEKLAVKFTRRQFPLMLSFVMTINKSQE; this is translated from the exons ATGACGAATCAAGACCAAAAAGTGGCTTATGATGAGATTATGGGTGCAGTACATGATTGCGTCGGTGGATTCTTTTTTGTTTATGGTTACG GTCAGGTTCTGTTGAACGTTGCCTCAAGTGGAATGTCCTCATTATTGTTGCCTAATAGAAGAACTGCGCACTCGCGCTTTAAGGTCCCATTAAGCATTGGTGAAGACTCGATTTGCGACATCAATCCTGGTTCATCGCTTGCAAGCCTCATCTCATTTTCGAAGTTAATAATTTGGGACGAGGCTCCAATATTAA TTGTTGTCCTTGGCGAGGATTTTCGACAAATTCTTCCAGTGGTTCCGTTTGGATCAAGTGAAGATATTATTCGTGCTTGCAAGGTGTTAGAGTTACGTCAAAATATGAGGCTCTCTAGAGATTATTTGAATTGCCATGATAAAGAGACCATGGATTTTGCTGCATGGTTGCTACAGGTTGGTGATGGATTGTTTGGGAACAATATAGCTGGGGAATCCAAAATACAAACACCTCATGAGTTTCTTTTAACATCTGAGAAATCTTCAATAGGCGATTTAGTTGATTTTGCCTTTCCTAATATGCTAAATTCACTGTCAAATTATGattttttcaagaaaagatgtaTTTTGTCTCCTACTCTCGATGTCGTGTCAGAAGTTAACACCTATGTCATGTCACTGATTCCTAGTGAGCACAAAGAATATTTGAGTTCTGATTATGTGTGTACAGAGGAAGGTAACATGGAAGCTGAACTATACACGATGAGTCCAGAGATGTTGAATTCGATTAATTTTTTAGGAATTCCACAACATAAGTTAGAactcaagtttggtgttcccataATGCTGTTACGAAACATTGATCAATCAAATGGGTTATGTAACGGAACAGAGCTCCAAGTTTGGCGACTTGGAGATCATGTTGTGGAATGTTTGATTCTTATAGGTCGCAACGTTGGCCATGTTGTCTTGATTCCTCGCATGAATTTGGTCCCTAACAACGAAAAACTAGCAGTGAAATTTACACGTAGACAGTTTCCATTGATGCTGTCTTTTGTAATGACAATAAATAAGTCTCAAGAATAG